The genomic segment ACAACGCTTTGGGTATTGTAGTTTGCAGGCACATTTTTGCCCTGTAAAAGTTCGATGGTGCTTTTGATACTGACGTAACCCATATTGAACGGGTTTTGGATGACAAAAGCCTGAATGGTTCCTCGTTCCATCATTTGAATCTGTTTTTCTGAACAATCACAGGCTACCAGCTTCACGTCTTTTTCTAATTTTAATTGTTCTAAAGCATATGCAATGCCCATAGCGGAGGTTTCGTTCAACCCCACCATGCACACGATGTAGGGGTTGTTTTGCAGCATAGATATTGCCTGTTTTCGTGCTGTTTCCACCAAACCATTGCAATAAACAACGTCTGTGATGCGGCTGTCTGCATCGGTCAAATTCTCGGTTAGCCCACGCTCGCGGTCGATAGCGGTGGTGACGGTTGCAACATGCCCCACAACGCCTACCTTCCCCTTTTTCTCTGTCAGCAGGTCAACCTGTTCGGCAAGGCTTTTGCCAAGCTGATAATTATCCGTGCCCACAAAGCATTTTCTCCCTGTGTAGTTAACATCACTGTCTACAGTGACGAGTAAAATGCCCTCTTTTACCGCCCGCTCACAGATTGGAACCAAACGTTCGTAATCGGTTGCAGCCAACACAATTGCATCGGGCTGCTTTGCTATTGCTTCTTTCATCTGCTCAATCTGGCGATCAATGTCATCTTCAGACGTAGGACCTGTCACTTCACAAACCGCTCCGTACTCCTGAGCTGCTACCATAACCCCTTGCTCTACAATCCGCCAGAAATCAGGCGGATTTGCTTTTGCCTTTAAAATTACTTGTATGCGGTAGAGAGGGGGCTCTTGCTCTTTGTTGTTGATTGAGCTTTTTTCAATGCGATAAAATAAAAGAAGCGCAGCAAAGCAAACCGCCAGTGTTAATAATATGGCAATGTAGTGCCGCTTATTCATTCTTTTCACCGTCCTCAATTTTAGGCAAACGGATTTGCACACGCGTTCCTACTCCCAAGCGGCTTTCATA from the Hydrogenoanaerobacterium saccharovorans genome contains:
- a CDS encoding substrate-binding domain-containing protein; the protein is MNKRHYIAILLTLAVCFAALLLFYRIEKSSINNKEQEPPLYRIQVILKAKANPPDFWRIVEQGVMVAAQEYGAVCEVTGPTSEDDIDRQIEQMKEAIAKQPDAIVLAATDYERLVPICERAVKEGILLVTVDSDVNYTGRKCFVGTDNYQLGKSLAEQVDLLTEKKGKVGVVGHVATVTTAIDRERGLTENLTDADSRITDVVYCNGLVETARKQAISMLQNNPYIVCMVGLNETSAMGIAYALEQLKLEKDVKLVACDCSEKQIQMMERGTIQAFVIQNPFNMGYVSIKSTIELLQGKNVPANYNTQSVVVTKDTLYKNENQKLLFPFVDDQ